The proteins below are encoded in one region of Drosophila santomea strain STO CAGO 1482 chromosome 2R, Prin_Dsan_1.1, whole genome shotgun sequence:
- the LOC120444939 gene encoding integrin alpha-PS5 codes for MYRLLILIFLALEYQSEAFNFSPFPNRVINAPKHLKTRLSQTRSSYFGYSLVIRPTSIFVGAPRAQSTLDSQSTVNETGAVFRCSLANGSCRPYVLDNTGNGRPSHAATFSHGKDFQWLGGSMDGGTKDTDKLLVCAPRFFVYQNEYNGEMLGVCYWVQDTVAETPRLSKVNSISSLHWQGVSNATMAELGLSAHVTDDNSKMLSGAVGVIYSKGALVLHQRKEPSTRKRQKGDVIPQNYESKPLKLKHLKEKSFKYFGYSVSSGYFSIYNRKKLFYVATAPHSNVDFGKAYIFTVQGKHILEDHVFQGEQLGEYFGYSMVADDFNGDGLTDLVVSAPLNALEDYHDVGAIYVFINERSFFFKKKIIRLSLGSNARFGTSLSRLGDINHDGYNDLAVGAPFEGNGAVFIFLGSEHGLPDQPSQRLDAPLREPGPYGAHMFGHGLSRGSDIDGNGFNDLAIGAPGAEAVYLYRTYPVAKIHATLKSQTREIKPERDMVTVTACYRLNTTSQSMQVQHQPLTIRIVIDEVLKRVKFASLNTSEVNFQAEAELNEKCQEFRVQVRYTGAILTPIDLQMHYKLEKEIPVSQPEFCETCAVVDPMDPTYTTEKIHFITGCAGNVCVSDLHLSTKDVNSSFTLGTNESLSLTYEITNSGEPAYVAQLNVTSSARLPFSKVPGNCRVREEVILCDLNGEQAMTKGDIDSLTITFDVTQLRGHSLTIEAAVSSSGIDQNPKDNRLSTLISLKEYAEIDASGGPADGQLVLREYPYSAEVSNSYEIKSHGPSILYELSLFVYIPIAYRTAESAVIKPIFNLSSLQMQATHGAHLLPIKLYDQDNTLAIEYPLEEASHSEEIVSSENRQRRELKQDQYAITPDVESKDLLIQEDLSVNRTLVLSCQSSNLTICVRAEMQLQLKPDQPINLNISFNVDLSTVVDPFEYFVIFTDLKMSTKCDPTSSSIVIKRNIKPNVILKYSETPLPIWYIILALIAGLLLLAALTYVLYKLRFFKRAKKEELQRLMEQSPNREEPEEDREGSQEEISLERESYSDN; via the exons ATGTATCGGCTCCTGATCCTCATTTTTCTGGCTCTGGAATACCAGAGCGAAGCATTCAACTTTTCGCCATTTCCGAATCGAGTGATAAATGCACCAAAGCATCTGAAAACCCGATTAAGTCAAACGCGGAGCTCCTATTTTGGATATTCGCTTGTCATCCGGCCAACGAG CATCTTCGTGGGAGCACCTCGGGCACAGTCCACCTTGGATTCGCAAAGCACCGTCAATGAAACTGGAGCTGTATTCAGATGCTCCCTGGCAAATGGATCCTGTCGGCCGTACGTCCTGGATAACACGGGAAATGGTAGACCCTCTCATGCCGCTACCTTCTCGCACGGCAAGGACTTCCAGTGGTTGGGCGGTTCAATGGATGGAGGCACCAAGGATACGGATAAATTACTCGTATGTGCACCCCGGTTTTTCGTCTATCAGAATGAGTACAACGGCGAAATGCTCGGAGTTTGCTACTGGGTTCAGGATACGGTGGCAGAAACTCCTCGTCTGAGCAAGGTAAATTCCATCAGTTCACTTCATTGGCAAGGCGTGTCCAATGCTACAATGGCAGAACTGGGGCTCAGTGCCCACGTGACGGACGATAACTCTAAGATGCTGAGCGGGGCCGTAGGCGTCATCTATTCGAAAGGAGCGTTGGTATTGCACCAGCGGAAAGAGCCATCGACTAGAAAACGCCAAAAAGGAGATGTCATCCCACAGAACTATGAATCAAAACCGTTGAAACTGAAACATTTGAAAGAAAAGAGCTTCAAGTACTTTGGCTACTCCGTGAGCTCCGGATACTTTAGCATATACAACCGGAAGAAACTTTTTTACGTGGCCACCGCGCCACATTCCAATGTGGATTTCGGCAAGGCATATATTTTCACCGTGCAAGGAAAACATATCCTTGAGGATCATGTGTTCCAAGGAGAGCAGTTGGGCGAGTACTTTGGATACTCCATGGTGGCCGATGATTTCAATGGGGATGGGCTAACGGATCTGGTCGTTTCGGCGCCCCTTAACGCTCTCGAGGATTACCATGACGTGGGCGCCATATACGTGTTCATCAACGAGAGATCG TTTTTCTTTAAGAAAAAGATTATTCGCCTGTCATTGGGCAGTAATGCCCGCTTCGGAACTTCCCTTTCAAGGCTGGGCGATATTAACCACGACGGATACAATG ACTTGGCCGTGGGAGCGCCCTTTGAGGGAAACGGAGCGGTGTTCATTTTCCTGGGCAGCGAGCACGGATTGCCGGACCAGCCGAGTCAGCGACTGGATGCTCCCTTGAGGGAGCCTGGCCCATACGGAGCCCACATGTTCGGACACGGACTCTCCCGCGGATCGGACATAGATGGCAACGGATTCAATGATCTGGCGATTGGAGCCCCCGGTGCCGAGGCAGTGTATCTATATCGCACGTATCCGGTCGCCAAAATTCATGCCACTCTGAAGTCTCAAACGCGAGAGATCAAGCCGGAGCGGGACATGGTTACGGTCACCGCCTGCTACCGGCTGAACACCACTTCCCAGTCAATGCAGGTGCAGCATCAGCCGCTAACTATCCGGATTGTCATAGATGAGGTCCTAAAGCGGGTGAAATTCGCTTCTTTGAACACCAGTGAGGTGAACTTCCAGGCGGAGGCAGAATTAAACGAGAAGTGCCAGGAATTTCGGGTTCAGGTGCGCTACACCGGTGCCATACTCACGCCCATCGATCTCCAGATGCACTACAAACTGGAGAAGGAGATACCTGTTTCGCAACCAGAGTTCTGCGAAACCTGCGCCGTTGTCGATCCCATGGATCCCACGTATACCACGGAGAAGATCCACTTCATCACGGGATGTGCCGGcaatgtgtgtgtatctgaTTTGCATCTGAGCACTAAGGATGTGAA TTCTAGTTTCACCTTGGGCACCAATGAATCCCTCAGTCTGACGTACGAGATCACCAACAGCGGAGAGCCCGCCTACGTGGCCCAATTAAACGTGACCAGCTCCGCCCGGCTGCCCTTCTCCAAGGTTCCTGGGAACTGCAGGGTACGGGAAGAGGTCATATTGTGCGACCTGAACGGTGAACAAGCGATGACCAAAGGCGACATCGACTCCCTAACCATCACTTTCGACGTCACCCAGCTCCGTGGACACTCTCTTACTATCGAGGCAGCAGTATCCTCTTCGGGAATCGACCAGAACCCGAAGGATAACAGGTTGAGCACTTTGATCAGCCTAAAGGAATACGCCGAGATCGACGCTAGTGG TGGACCCGCAGATGGCCAACTTGTCCTCAGGGAATATCCTTACTCCGCAGAAGTTAGCAACAGCTACGAGATCAAAAGTCATGGGCCCAGCATTTTATATGAGCTCTCCCTGTTCGTCTACATACCCATAGCTTATAGAACGGCCGAATCCGCAGTGATCAAGCCCATCTTTAATTTGAGCAGTCTACAGATGCAGGCCACCCATGGTGCCCATCTGCTGCCCATCAAGCTTTACGACCAGGATAACACCCTGGCTATAGAGTACCCCTTGGAGGAGGCCAGTCACAGTGAAGAGATCGTATCTTCTGAGAATCGACAGCGCAGGGAACTCAAGCAGGATCAGTATGCCATCACACCGGATGTGGAGAGTAAGGACCTCCTGATCCAAGAGGATCTTTCCGTGAATCGCACTCTTGTGCTCAGCTGCCAGAGCAGCAACTTGACGATCTGCGTCCGCGCGGAAATGCAGCTGCAATTGAAGCCCGACCAGCCCATCAACCTGAATATAAGCTTCAATGTGGACCTGAGTACAGTCGTAGATCCCTTCGAGTACTTTGTCATCTTCACCGACCTGAAGATGTCCACGAAGTGCGATCCCACATCGAGCTCGATCGTGATCAAGCGGAATATCAAGCCAAACGTGATTCTCAAGTATTCAGAGACACCACTGCCCATCTGGTACATCATTCTGGCCCTGATCGCTGGACTTCTGCTGCTCGCTGCGCTGACCTATGTTCTCTACAAG CTCCGATTCTTTAAGCGCGCCAAGAAGGAGGAGCTTCAGAGACTGATGGAGCAAAGCCCCAATAGGGAGGAGCCTGAGGAAGATCGGGAAGGCAGCCAGGAAGAAATCAGCCTTGAGCGAGAATCTTACTCAGATAATTAA
- the LOC120447195 gene encoding phosphatidylinositol 3-kinase catalytic subunit type 3: MDQPDDHFRYIHSSSLHERVQIKVGTLEGKKRQPDYEKLLEDPILRFSGLYSEEHPSFQVRLQVFNQGRPYCLPVTSSYKAFGKRWSWNEWVTLPLQFSDLPRSAMLVLTILDCSGAGQTTVIGGTSISVFGKDGMFRQGMYDLRVWLGVEGDGNFPSRTPGKGKESSKSQMQRLGKLAKKHRNGQVQKVDWLDRLTFREIEVINEREKRMSDYMFLMIEFPAIVVDDMYNYAVVYFEPEGDVKYKLPAKPKLVSVPDSEIQMENLVERKHHRLARSERSGISDRDAKPTASIRDQLHTIVYRYPPTYVLSSEEQDLVWKFRFYLSSHKKALTKFLKCINWKLEDEVTQALWMLANWAPMDVEDALELLSPTFTHPQVRKYAVSRLAQAPDEDLLLYLLQLVQALKYEDPRHIVHLHGCIFPERDVVRSILDDNGSLLDQSSLSDMSATSSGLHASVIPANQRAASVLAAIKSDKSVSPGSAGGSGGQGSVALPNPSAPATPGSSSLPCDSNSNALMLAEGISFGSVPANLCTFLIQRACTNATLANYFYWYLSIEVEEVESVRKQDERAHDMYAMVLKMFLKVLENGNFNLRGIFYNLRKQRRFIDELVKLVKLVAKEPGNRNKKTEKFQKLLAEQDMFKVNFTNFEPIPFPLDPEIYITKIVPMRTSLFKSALMPAKLTFVTSIAHHEYAAIFKHGDDLRQDQLILQMITLMDKLLRRENLDLKLTPYKVLATSSKHGFLQYVDSCTVAEVLAREGNIHNFFRKHHPCDNGPYGISAEVMDTYIKSCAGYCVITYLLGVGDRHLDNLLLTTNGKLFHIDFGYILGRDPKPMPPPMKLSKEMVEAMGGISSEHHHEFRKQCYTAYLHLRRHANVMLNLFSLMVDATVPDIALEPDKAVKKVEENLQLGLTDEEAVQHLQSLLDVSITAVMPALVEQIHRFTQYWRK, encoded by the exons ATGGACCAGCCCGATGACCATTTCCGCTACATACACAGCTCCTCGCTCCACGAGCGTGTGCAAATCAAGGT AGGGACGCTCGAAGGGAAGAAGCGCCAGCCGGACTATGAGAAACTGCTGGAGGATCCGATCCTGAGATTCTCGGGCCTGTACTCCGAGGAGCACCCCTCGTTCCAGGTGCGCCTGCAGGTGTTCAACCAGGGCAGACCCTACTGCCTCCCAGTGACCAGCTCCTACAAGGCATTTGGGAAGAGATGGAGCTGGAACGAGTGGGTTACGCTGCCCCTGCAGTTCTCCGACCTGCCCAGAAGCGCCATGCTAGTGCTGACCATCCTGGACTGCTCGGGCGCCGGCCAGACCACGGTCATCGGAGGCACCTCCATCTCGGTGTTCGGCAAAGACGGCATGTTCCGCCAGGGAATGTACGACTTGCGAGTGTGGCTGGGAGTCGAGGGCGATGGCAACTTTCCCAGTCGCACGCCCGGCAAGGGCAAGGAGTCGTCCAAGTCGCAGATGCAGCGCCTGGGaaagctggccaagaagcacCGGAACGGCCAGGTGCAGAAGGTGGACTGGCTGGACCGACTCACGTTCCGCGAAATCGAGGTGATCAACGAGCGCGAGAAGCGTATGTCGGACTACATGTTCCTCATGATCGAGTTTCCAGCAATCGTGGTGGATGACATGTACAAC TACGCCGTGGTCTACTTCGAGCCGGAGGGTGACGTCAAATACAAGCTGCCGGCCAAGCCTAAACTGGTTTCTGTGCCGGACTCCGAGATTCAAATG GAAAACCTGGTCGAGCGGAAGCACCATCGATTGGCCCGTTCGGAGCGTTCAGGCATCTCGGATAGAGATGCCAAGCCGACAGCCAG CATTCGCGATCAGCTACACACGATTGTTTATAGGTATCCACCCACTTATGTTCTGAGCAGCGAGGAGCAGGATCTGGTATGGAAGTTCCGGTTCTACCTCTCCTCGCACAAGAAGGCTCTGACCAAGTTCCTGAAGTGCATCAATTGGAAGTTAGAGGACGAGGTTACTCAGGCGCTATGGATGCTGGCCAATTGGGCGCCCATGGACGTGGAGGATGCGTTGGAGCTGCTTAGTCCGACATTCACGCATCCCCAGGTGCGCAAATACGCAGTTAGTCGATTGGCCCAAGCGCCAGACGAGGACCTGCTGCTCTACTTGCTACAGCTGGTGCAAGCTCTGAAGTACGAGGATCCGCGGCACATTGTCCACCTGCATGGCTGCATCTTTCCCGAGCGCGATGTGGTGCGGTCCATATTGGACGACAACGGATCTCTGCTGGATCAGAGCAGCTTATCCGATATGAGCGCCACTAGCAGTGGACTCCACGCCTCGGTCATTCCAGCCAATCAGCGGGCGGCGAGTGTTTTAGCCGCCATCAAGAGCGATAAGTCAGTAAGCCCCGGATCAGCGGGTGGAAGTGGGGGTCAGGGATCGGTTGCGCTTCCGAACCCTTCTGCTCCCGCCACTCCTGGCAGCAGTTCGTTGCCCTGCGACTCAAACTCCAATGCCCTCATGCTGGCCGAGGGCATCAGCTTTGGCAGTGTTCCAGCCAATCTCTGCACATTCCTGATCCAGCGCGCTTGCACGAATGCCACGCTGGCCAACTACTTCTACTGGTACTTGTCCATCGAAGTGGAGGAAGTGGAGTCGGTGAGGAAGCAGGACGAACGGGCCCACGACATGTACGCCATGGTGCTCAAGATGTTTCTGAAGGTGCTAGAGAACG GCAACTTCAACCTAAGAGGCATCTTCTACAACCTCCGGAAGCAGAGGCGTTTCATCGACGAGCTGGTCAAGTTGGTGAAACTAGTGGCCAAGGAGCCGGGGAATCGCAATAAGAAGACGGAGAAATTCCAGAAGCTGTTGGCCGAACAGGACATGTTTAAGGTGAACTTCACCAACTTCGAGCCCATTCCGTTTCCGCTGGATCCGGAGATCTACATCACCAAGATTGTGCCCATGCGCACTTCGCTCTTCAAGAGCGCCCTAATGCCAGCCAA GCTCACGTTTGTCACTTCGATTGCCCATCACGAGTACGCTGCCATTTTCAAGCATGGTGATGATTTGCGTCAGGATCAGCTCATCCTGCAGATGATCACTTTGATGGACAAGCTGCTGAGGCGCGAGAACCTCGACCTCAAGCTGACGCCCTACAAAGTGCTGGCCACCAGCTCCAAGCATGGATTCCTCCAGTACGTCGACTCGTGCACCGTGGCAGAGGTCCTTGCGCGGGAGGGCAACATCCACAACTTCTTCCGGAAGCACCATCCGTGCGACAACGGACCCTATGGCATTTCGGCGGAGGTCATGGACACCTACATCAAGAGCTGCGCGGGCTACTGTGTGATCACCTATTTGCTGG GTGTGGGCGACCGGCACTTGGACAACCTGCTGCTGACCACCAATGGCAAGCTCTTCCACATCGATTTCGGTTACATTCTGGGCCGCGATCCCAAGCCCATGCCGCCGCCCATGAAGCTGAGCAAGGAGATGGTGGAGGCAATGGGCGGCATTAGCTCTGAGCACCACCACGAGTTCCGGAAGCAGTGCTACACGGCCTATCTGCATTTGCGCCGGCATGCCAACGTGATGCTCAACCTGTTCTCACTGATGGTGGACGCCACCGTGCCGGACATCGCGCTCGAGCCCGACAAGGCGGTCAAGAAGGTGGAGGAGAACCTGCAGCTGGGCCTGACCGACGAGGAGGCAGTGCAGCACCTGCAGAGCCTTCTGGATGTGTCCATTACGGCGGTGATGCCGGCTCTGGTGGAGCAGATTCATCGATTCACTCAGTACTGGCGGAAGTAA
- the LOC120447197 gene encoding uncharacterized protein LOC120447197 — MQVRSKKPVWFLFKMLELLLSLGCCLVHWSCCKKEDIPHIFLLCGTYGGSVIICFMSLIGAFYAERPTMKHEALFGGILGVLHMVTVYANMYVATLEEFRTERWPSFYACCRNNAIVALYAGAIYLLHCTFALDLMLSHSRSKRNRKLHPQRSQRPLQLYFISRGAEAYLSRFWFFRRIAARMLTSAQPSEHSARKRQASSSESDSDARDREADRIKRSTFVK, encoded by the coding sequence ATGCAGGTGCGCTCAAAGAAGCCCGTTTGGTTTCTGTTCAAgatgctggagctgctgctgagCCTGGGCTGTTGCCTCGTCCATTGGTCCTGCTGCAAGAAGGAGGACATACCCCACATCTTCCTGCTATGTGGCACCTACGGGGGATCGGTCATCATATGCTTCATGTCCCTAATTGGCGCCTTCTATGCCGAGCGGCCGACCATGAAGCACGAGGCCCTATTCGGCGGCATTTTGGGTGTCCTCCACATGGTCACCGTGTACGCCAACATGTACGTGGCCACCTTGGAGGAGTTCCGCACCGAGCGGTGGCCTAGCTTCTATGCGTGCTGCAGGAATAACGCCATCGTGGCTCTGTACGCCGGCGCCATCTATCTGCTGCACTGCACCTTCGCCCTGGACCTCATGCTCTCCCACTCGCGCAGCAAGCGGAACCGGAAGCTGCATCCGCAGCGCAGCCAGCGACCGCTGCAGCTGTACTTCATCAGCCGGGGCGCGGAGGCGTATCTCAGTCGCTTCTGGTTCTTCCGGCGCATCGCCGCCAGGATGCTGACTAGCGCTCAGCCATCGGAGCACTCGGCTCGGAAGCGGCAGGCCTCGTCCTCCGAGTCGGACTCGGATGCCAGGGACAGGGAGGCTGATCGAATCAAGCGCTCGACGTTTGTCAAGTAA